A part of Aspergillus flavus chromosome 1, complete sequence genomic DNA contains:
- a CDS encoding C-4 sterol methyl oxidase, producing the protein MDLHSQLQAAWDHVRTTYKPGTIELTGVIVTQIVGFIIPATLYMLIDVLFPKFSQRHKIQNIRRQPTRQQILHCVQVTMLNHVWVVALYALLVYLTGLDYAFTNQDPVVPPWKTFIVDFTFGLLAREISFYYVHRALHHPSIYAYIHKMHHKYTAPVAFAAEYAHPVEHILANILPLTLPLYLKGAHFLSIVFFFVFELWEAAADHSGYDFLKLPPAELHDLHHEKFRVNYGTIGLMDWIHGTDVVGWDRPKARKVKIAE; encoded by the coding sequence ATGGATCTCCACTCTCAACTGCAGGCCGCCTGGGACCATGTTAGAACAACATACAAACCAGGCACAATCGAACTGACGGGGGTGATCGTAACTCAGATCGTCGGATTTATCATCCCAGCAACACTCTATATGCTGATCGATGTCCTGTTCCCTAAGTTCTCCCAGCGCCACAAGATTCAGAACATCCGCCGACAACCGACCCGCCAGCAAATCCTGCACTGCGTTCAGGTTACGATGCTTAACCACGTTTGGGTAGTGGCCTTGTATGCACTACTCGTTTATCTTACCGGGTTAGACTATGCTTTTACGAACCAAGATCCGGTCGTCCCTCCTTGGAAAACGTTTATCGTGGACTTCACCTTCGGCCTTCTAGCGCGAGAAATATCATTCTACTATGTCCACCGTGCTCTGCATCACCCCAGCATCTACGCATATATTCATAAGATGCACCATAAATACACAGCACCCGTGGCGTTTGCAGCGGAGTACGCCCATCCTGTTGAACATATTCTCGCAAATATCCTGCCGCTCACGCTCCCGCTCTATCTCAAAGGCGCACACTTTTTGTCcatcgttttcttttttgtctttgagCTCTGGGAAGCTGCAGCTGACCACAGCGGGTATGACTTCTTGAAACTGCCACCGGCTGAGCTGCATGACTTGCATCATGAGAAATTTCGCGTGAATTATGGGACTATTGGGTTAATGGACTGGATTCATGGGACTGATGTTGTGGGGTGGGATAGGCCTAAGgcgaggaaggtgaagattgCTGAATGA
- a CDS encoding uncharacterized protein (expressed protein) has translation MTLYIITLLFLCNLVVSLNPAPNAQGTASSSISQPCQGIDSQNPCEPVSNWSTGNVNEEDDRICSSDADCPINYHCHSGECIRSPRDGLKKVVRGNRQAGKCSTSVDCPPGYYCWRGGCVQIPRSAAKPDNDQDSHPAHTQQCKHVTDCPQGKWCMEGFCWPFDQPSQLAIREADIGETANAPRTQQRCHLHAHCGPTGLCIHGWCQYPFNVMSRDNTESVGVGDEATEEGDILGPRKCTSDRECYPRALCVNGRCNHSHGDDDS, from the exons ATGACGCTCTACATAATAACTCTCTTGTTTCTCTGCAACCTAGTTGTTTCACTCAACCCTGCCCCTAACGCTCAAGGTACTGCCA GTTCTTCCATTAGCCAGCCCTGCCAAGGCATCGACAGCCAAAACCCTTGTGAACCAGTGTCCAACTGGTCGACAGGTAACGTTAACGAAGAAG ACGACCGTATCTGTTCCAGCGACGCGGACTGCCCCATCAACTACCACTGCCATTCGGGAGAATGTATCAGAAGCCCACGTGATGGCCTGAAAAAGGTTGTCCGTGGCAATCGCCAAG CTGGCAAGTGTAGCACCAGTGTGGACTGTCCCCCAGGGTACTATTGCTGGCGTGGAGGCTGCGTTCAAATCCCACGTTCCGCTGCGAAACCAGACAACGATC AAGATTCGCACCCTGCACATACTCAGCAATGCAAGCATGTGACCGATTGTCCACAGGGCAAATGGTGCATGGAGGGATTCTGCTGGCCATTTGATCAACCCTCACAACTAGCGATTCGTGAGGCAGACATTGGAGAAACCGCAAATGCTCCGAGGACACAACAGAGATGTCATCTCCATGCACATTGCGGGCCAACCGGACTCTGTATCCATGGCTGGTGCCAATATCCGTTTAATGTGATGTCACGAGATAACACAGAAAGCGTTGGAGTAGGCGATGAAGCTACAGAGGAAGGCGACATTCTTGGGCCTCGCAAATGCACGAGTGACCGAGAATGTTACCCTCGAGCGCTATGTGTGAATGGCAGATGCAATCATTCTCATGGAGACGATGACTCGTGA
- a CDS encoding DHS-like NAD/FAD-binding domain-containing protein, which yields MTDHPDQPFTGQEYALDDIVKLIKTGKATRIVVLAGAGISTAAGVPDFRSPATGLYDKLAPLKLPFPEAIFHINYFRHTPEPFYAIARARNPKNLQPTISHAFLALLAKKNLLDFVFTQNIDGLELDAGVPAEKVLSCHGNWKSQRCHKCKTPYPDGPMAEAIETGQVPYCQVPDCGGAVKPDVVFFGEPLPAAFEVEEKRVFGADLMIVMGTSLKVAPCARLPRQVKEGTPRLLVNMVQVGDFGTRPSDVCILGSCDDGVRQLADSLGWREELESLWTHAVAGKQAEVNTDDVKTLDECIEELAERMRIAGKISDGHKRMLEKHLEEKFANVLPKPPIS from the coding sequence ATGACAGACCATCCAGATCAACCGTTCACAGGCCAGGAGTATGCTCTAGATGACATTGTAAAACTCATCAAAACTGGAAAGGCAACCCGTATTGTCGTTCTAGCAGGGGCAGGAATCTCCACAGCAGCTGGAGTGCCCGACTTCAGATCACCAGCAACAGGCCTCTACGACAAACTGGCGCCATTAAAACTTCCCTTCCCGGAAGCCATTTTCCACATCAACTATTTCCGACACACGCCAGAACCATTCTACGCGATAGCGAGAGCCCGCAATCCCAAAAACCTCCAACCAACAATTTCGCACGCATTTCTGGCCTTGCTGGCTAAGAAAAACCTGCTGGATTTCGTGTTCACGCAGAATATCGATGGCCTTGAGCTGGATGCCGGTGTCCCCGCCGAGAAAGTACTTTCCTGTCATGGGAACTGGAAGAGTCAGCGATGTCATAAATGCAAGACACCATACCCGGATGGACCTATGGCTGAGGCAATTGAGACAGGGCAGGTGCCGTACTGCCAGGTCCCAGATTGTGGTGGCGCGGTCAAACCGgatgttgttttctttggggAACCTCTTCCCGCCGCCTTTGAAGttgaggagaagagggtatTTGGCGCGGACTTGATGATTGTTATGGGAACAAGTCTCAAGGTGGCGCCATGTGCAAGACTTCCCCGTCAGGTGAAAGAGGGAACACCCAGATTGCTCGTCAATATGGTGCAGGTCGGGGATTTTGGGACCCGACCTTCGGACGTGTGTATCCTTGGGTCGTGTGATGACGGTGTGCGGCAGCTGGCTGATTCATTGGGTTGGAgagaagagctggagagCCTTTGGACACATGCTGTCGCTGGTAAGCAAGCGGAAGTGAACACAGATGATGTGAAGACTTTGGATGAGTGTATTGAAGAACTGGCGGAGAGAATGAGAATTGCAGGGAAGATCTCAGATGGGCATAAGAGAATGCTAGAGAAGCACTTGGAGGAAAAGTTTGCGAATGTCCTTCCTAAGCCTCCTATTAGTTGA
- a CDS encoding glycoside hydrolase superfamily — MIVSEGPKWHLLSLLFACLAVQVLSQSVSGTECNNSTPGCELPKVEGNSKPFEQQKCSGATSKQRYIGYYYPGHFEGRDCETLEPSDINVEPFTHLYLYGPHIRDKGPIAAPNNDIDRRRWKDFVNLKIKKPSLKTFISVTPYPLDSGNRVPFLLNAVGSFENRTDIIDSIVQVMDEFKFDGFNFAYTWRDLWQNDPKNSVLFLKELRKSFGDKYGLAAEFRATECALRNIDLPGMFEHLDHANFVSYDSSIDVACKDEEKWLSFPAALNIERSARLFRQANIDPNKLSPILVLGGQEWKLLDPKCKTPECPAETRPSRGKCDTYTNYQLSNYDVDRLMRSSYPEEPEVHYNISTAYSWVTFESARSLKAKADLANENCLGGLAVEMVYTGGPATLANPNDLDPINTSMESAPPTNPLQDFDPNAQLTVTDTPSTTSTQSASLSTDTSTTDTDTNVNTEGLSCHPAIGSVHVPIAQQDCDSNSTSTASHSPDTPVNAEEHTPSPTLAAPHDASTSDEPNAMGPKPTLTLAYRIGTPTDAAEKANDEGTTPGEPANAP, encoded by the exons ATGATCGTCTCCGAAGGCCCCAAGTGGCACCTTCTGAGTCTTTTGTTCGCATGTCTTGCCGTTCAGGTATTGTCCCAGTCTGTTTCTGGAACAGAGTGCAACA ACTCTACTCCAGGCTGTGAACTACCGAAAGTCGAGGGCAATAGCAAACCATTCGAACAACA GAAATGCTCTGGGGCTACGAGTAAGCAACGTTATATTGGATATTACTATCCGGGGCATTTCGAGGGTCGGGACTGCGAAACGCTTGAGCCGTCGGATATCAATGTTGAACCGTTCACT CATCTCTACCTTTACGGGCCCCATATTCGAGATAAAGGTCCTATTGCTGCACCCAACAACGACATTGATCGCAGGCGCTGGAAAGACTTTGTCAATCTAAAGATCAAAAAGCCATCCCTCAAAACCTTTATATCCGTTACACCGTATCCCTTAGATTCGGGTAACCGGGtcccttttttattaaacGCGGTTGGCTCTTTTGAGAACCGCACGGATATTATTGACTCCATTGTTCAAGTTATGGACGAGTTCAAGTTCGACGGTTTCAATTTTGCCTACACATGGCGGGACCTATGGCAAA ATGACCCTAAGAACTCCGTCCTCTTCCTGAAGGAGCTTCGTAAGTCATTTGGTGACAAGTATGGTCTTGCAGCCGAATTCCGGGCCACAGAAT GCGCTCTCAGGAATATCGACTTACCAGGGATGTTTGAGCACCTTGACCATGCCAACTTCGTTTCATATGATTCGTCTATAGATGTCGCGtgcaaggatgaggagaagtgGCTTAGCTTTCCAGCGGCCTTGA ATATCGAGCGTAGCGCCAGACTGTTCCGGCAGGCCAATATTGACCCTAATAAACTTTCACCCattttggttttgggagGTCAAGAATGGAAACTGCTAGATCCGAAGTGCAAAACTCCCGAATGCCCTGCGGAAACGCGCCCGTCGCGTGGAAAGTGTGATACATATACTAATTATCAACTATCCAATTATGATGTTGACCGTCTCATGCGAAGCTCGTATCCAGAAGAGCCGGAAGTGCACTATAACATATCCACTGCTTATAGTTG GGTCACGTTTGAGAGTGCCAGAAGTTTGAAGGCAAAAGCCGATCTTGCCAACGAGAATTGCCTCGGGGGCCTTGCTGTTGAGATGGTATACACGGGTGGGCCGGCCACTCTGGCAAACCCTAATGATTTAGATCCAATTAATACAAGCATGGAAAGCGCGCCCCCGACAAATCCACTTCAGGATTTCGATCCCAATGCACAGCTTACTGTAACGGACACGCCCTCCACCACGAGCACGCAGAGCGCCAGTTTGAGTACTGATACAAGTACCACTGACACCGATACCAATGTTAATACGGAGGGCTTATCCTGCCATCCTGCGATTGGTAGTGTCCACGTTCCGATCGCTCAGCAGGATTGTGATTCAAACAGTACTTCAACTGCTTCTCACAGCCCTGATACGCCAGTTAATGCGGAAGAGCATACCCCTAGCCCTACTCTCGCTGCTCCCCACGATGCCAGTACATCCGATGAGCCTAATGCAATGGGTCCTAAGCCTACTCTTACTCTTGCCTACCGGATTGGCACTCCGACTGATGCCGCCGAGAAAGCTAATGATGAAGGCACCACTCCTGGCGAGCCCGCCAATGCTCCTTGA